From a region of the Falco peregrinus isolate bFalPer1 chromosome 5, bFalPer1.pri, whole genome shotgun sequence genome:
- the MPRIP gene encoding myosin phosphatase Rho-interacting protein isoform X1 has product MAAKDNPCRKFQANIFNKSKCQNCFKPRESHLLNDEDLNQAKPIYGGWLLLAPEGTDFDNPVHRSRKWQRRFFILYEHGLLRYALDEMPTTLPQGTINMNQCTDVVDGESRTGQKFSLCILTPEKEHFIRAENKEIISGWLEMLIVYPRTNKQNQKKKRKVEPPTPQEPGPAKMAVTSSNIPSAEKVPATKSTLWQEEMRGKDQADGSSSISPAQSPVQGQAGAASSLKDPVLDSKEDESSMNGERIDCGRKTRVESGYFSLEKTKQDSKLEEQQLPPPPSPPSPSTPNNRYSYPKSPSQEHAQPFPSPGTRSGDRMIHSFSLNSLDSKSSCLMHKDSSSRDVGRGAEKSGRPLSFKASRQYTTLADVPKAIRISNREAFQVERKRLERRTRARSPGREEVARLFGSERRRSQVIEKFEALDIENAEHMETNVSAGAGLSSETRQGRSEKRVFPRKRDFACEGAAVGAILDVSASPLSPHRRAKSLDRRSTESSMTPDLLNFKKGWLTKQYEDGQWKKHWFVLTDQSLRYYRDSVAEEAADLDGEIDLSTCYDVTEYPVQRNYGFQIHTKEGEFTLSAMTSGIRRNWIQTIMKHVRPTTAPDVTSSLPEEKSKTSSSFETGPKPSEKPDAEQAELDPEQKRSRARERRREGRSKTFDWAEFRPIQQALVQERANAADSSSSGSAAFPRDTGATDADPGELERERARRREERRKRFEMIDTVDGAGSEEALRMEVDRILPVPADIKLQNVHVEIEQRWHQVETTPLREEKQIPITPLHLAHAEDRDEGLTKQHLTTLLEKELEQKQKEALELLEQNRHLQDQLKVALGREQSAREGYVLQTEVAASPSGAWQRLHKVNQDLQSELEAQCQRQELINQQIQSLKRSYAEAKDVIRHHEAEIQSLQARLSNAAAELSIKEQTLAKLKSDLRSEKEKAKEQLEEWQHSEATLSSQLKASEQKLKSAEALLLEKTQELRDLEMQQALQRDHQKEVQRLQDRIADLSRQLNASEQARILMEEKLQKNYEALLESCEREKQVLIRSLKEVEDKANEYENQLQNSEQQMEILQKEKLSAKFEGSELVHQLEEQLVMKEASIQKLAEHIKELERERDQIKCRFHELMNQVAESDNEVAKLQAKLKMEETNYHNLEQSFEEVSDQFQGVQEVLKEKEEELRHVKEMHLRIVEKKDQDLSEALVKMVALDSSLEETKVKLKAKEEALKKLAGVGTGLCAEEVEDLGPSLEADESHPSQPGQTLQTQDVLPALSYALKEEDDEVLQTSQRQAEEFGSPSKAVELQDQEFVQKALAKPDVGIMGAKRQRIRFSSIQCQKYIHPDGSEKNWTSSTSSDTSQDRSLSEESMSSEPALGYPSSGTSDSETYLSIIHSLETKLYITEEKLKDVTMKLESQHGHNQETLIALHHQWASTESQLREQLQTSLSQVSSLISQLESERQEKFKLIENHVSELGSFQMKNDQALTCLEKCREQLRSLPESDKEKEGDLFLVTLSSMETTLSNAIYALRGAPVPSEYQQSDSLITEGSTPEGVFLGEEERVSKEHVPKEQRAEMFDASQLRWLSERVAFEASLINQIAESLKNASSEISQLLREMQGTAEVVLLEPANVSHTAVDLASVLSKKLLLEGEFWSQVEELRAHLSTREGETEGKTETTGLGPSPCFLSAVADATLVKAELGFVAQKMRESFHQRLKTIEEDLHNTKTALQQHKCMLEEIIKAYRTPDFDGVMHQISEALEIQKDASERAQISWDGSCLQMVPCQELAKVEEIGSLPECSSKALVSIQEDLAQQLKDKANVLKEISVALLSLPPEEAMRDCQKLLKISESLSYHSCMGDLERYSSLLVHDAVVQAQVCYAACKVRLEYEREMKSYKESLQSMDALCQERVKTVSLLRDEYEDLLRKQQGEYGEVIAMLERENADLKAKVSQLDSQRRLLEEEEHKHSKSLSELQGRYEEEIRNVIEQLNRTEDALKAERTESLNQLDAIVRDKQNMEQYHLEQMQMLEDKFQAKIKELQVIHGEELQALQEHYSQNLQRLQETLDEYQRQHPEASPTAGPGGGDPWVAGEAGGTGQGPDSELDSMHGLRERIQELEAQMNVMRDELENKHLEGNASTLREKYQKDFENLKATCERGFAAMEETHQKKIEDLQRQHQRELEKLREEKDRLLAEETAATISAIEAMKNAHREELERELEKSQRSQISSVNADIEALRRQYLEELQSVQRELEVLSEQYSQKCLENAHLAQALEAERQALRQCQRENQELNAHNQELNNRLAAEITRLRTLLTGEGGGEAAGSPLTQGKDAYELEVLLRVKESEIQYLKQEISSLKDELQTALRDKKYASDKYKDIYTELSIVKAKADCDISRLKEQLKAATEAQGEKSPVNTTVSGYDIMKSKSNPDFLKKDRSSVSRQLRNIRSKSLKEGLTVQERLKLFESRDLKKD; this is encoded by the exons atggCTGGAGATGCTGATAGTCTATCCGAGGACAAACAAGCAGAAccagaagaagaagaggaaggtaGAGCCCCCAACTCCCCAG GAACCTGGTCCTGCTAAGATGGCCGTGACCAGCAGCAACATCCCCAGTGCAGAGAAGGTCCCTGCCACCAAGTCCACGCTTTGGCAGGAAGAAATGAGGGGCAAAGACCAAGCGGACGGGAGCAGCAGCATCAGCCCAGCGCAGAGCCCTGtgcaaggccaggctggggctgccagctccctgaAGGATCCCGTGCTGGACAGCAAGGAAG ACGAGAGCTCCATGAATGGAGAGCGGATAGACTGTGGGCGGAAGACGCGTGTTGAGAGCGGGTACTTTTCCTTGGAGAAGACCAAGCAAGACTCGaagctggaagagcagcagctgccgcCCCCACCaagcccacccagccccagcaccccaaacAACAGGTACAGTTATCCCAAATCACCCTCGCAGGAGCATGCCCagccctttccttccccaggtACCCGATCAGGCGACCGAATGATTCACAGCTTCTCTCTGAACTCCTTGGACTCGAAGAGCAGTTGTCTCATGCACAAGGactccagcagcagagatgtAGGAAGGGGAGCTGAAAAATCGGGGCGTCCCCTTTCTTTTAAAGCCAGCCGGCAGTACACCACCCTGGCCGACGTTCCCAAGGCCATTAGGATCAGTAATCGTGAGGCCTTCCAGGTGGAGAGGAAGCGGCTAGAGCGGAGAACCCGGGCCCGTAGCCCTGGGAGAGAAGAAGTGGCCCGGCTCTTTGGCAGTGAGAGAAG GCGATCCCAGGTAATTGAAAAATTTGAGGCATTAGATATTGAGAACGCGGAGCACATGGAAACGAATGTGTCGGCCGGGGCTGGCCTTTCCAGCGAGACGCGGCAGGGCAGGAGCGAGAAGAGGGTTTTCCCACGGAAACGG GACTTCGCTTGCGAAGGTGCAGCTGTGGGCGCCATCCTGGATGTGTCTGCATCTCCTCTGTCCCCGCATCGCCGGGCAAAGTCACTGGACAGAAGGTCCACAGAGTCCTCTATGACG CCCGACCTGCTGAACTTCAAGAAGGGCTGGTTGACAAAGCAGTACGAGGACGGACAG TGGAAGAAGCACTGGTTTGTGCTGACTGACCAGAGCCTGAGATACTACCGGGATTCCGTGGCAGAGGAG gcagctgacCTGGATGGAGAAATTGATTTATCCACATGCTACGATGTTACCGAGTACCCGGTTCAGCGAAACTACGGCTTCCAGATCCAC ACGAAGGAAGGGGAGTTCACCCTCTCCGCCATGACATCGGGCATTCGTCGCAACTGGATCCAGACCATCATGAAGCACGTCCGCCCCACCACTGCTCCTGATGTAACAAG CTCCCTGCCGgaagagaaaagtaaaacaagCTCTTCCTTCGAGACTGGTCCAAAGCCGAGCGAGAAGCCAGACGCAGAGCAAGCTGAGCTGGACCCGGAGCAGAAGCGGAGCCGTGCCCGCGAGCGCCGGCGAGAAGGACGGTCCAAGACCTTTGACTGGGCTGAGTTTCGCCCCATCCAGCAAGCCCTGGTGCAGGAGCGTGCAAACGCTGCAGACTCCTCCAGTAGCGGCTCTGCCGCCTTCCCCAGGGACACTGGTGCCACCGACGCCGACCCGGGAGAGCTGGAGCGGGAGCGGGCCCGGCGGCGTGAGGAGAGGCGCAAGCGCTTTGAGATGATCGATACTGTGGACGGGGCAGGGTCAGAAGAGGCACTAAGGATGGAGGTGGACCGGATCCTGCCCGTCCCAGCAGACATCAAACTGCAGAATGTCCACGTAGAGATTGAGCAGCGCTGGCACCAGGTGGAGACCACCCCGCTGCGGGAGGAGAAGCAGATCCCCATCACACCCCTGCACCTCGCCCACGCTGAAGACCGGGACGAGGGGCTGACAAAGCAGCACTTGACCACACTGTTGGAGAAGGAG ctggagcagaagcagaaggaggCCCTGGAGCTCCTGGAGCAGAACCGGCACCTGCAGGACCAGCTGAAAGTGGCACTGGGACGGGAGCAGAGCGCCCGGGAGGGCTACGTGTTGCAG ACCGAGGTGGCCGCCTCGCCATCAGGTGCCTGGCAGAGGCTCCATAAAGTCAACCAAGACCTCCAAAGCGAGCTGGAAGCCCAATGCCAGCGTCAAGAGCTGATCAATCAGCAGATTCAGTCGCTGAAGCGCAGCTATGCCGAGGCCAAGGACGTGATCCGGCACCACGAAGCCGAGATTCAGAGCCTGCAGGCGAGGCTCAGTAATGCGGCGGCCGAGCTCTCCATCAAGGAGCAGACCCTGGCCAAGCTCAAGAGCGACTTGAGGAGCGAGAAGGAGAAAGCCaaagagcagctggaggagtGGCAGCACAGCGAGGCCACGCTTAGCTCCCAGCTGAAGGCCAGCGAGCAGAAGCTGAAGAGCGCAGAGGCTCTCCTCCTGGAGAAGACCCAGGAGCTGCGGGACCTGGAGATGCAGCAGGCTTTGCAAAGGGACCACCAGAAGGAGGTCCAGCGGCTCCAAGACAGGATCGCGGACCTGAGCAGGCAGCTGAATGCTAGTGAGCAAGCGCGGATCCTCAtggaggagaagctgcagaagaatTACGAGGCTCTGCTGGAGAGCTGTGAGAGGGAAAAGCAGGTTTTAATACGGAGTCTGAAGGAGGTGGAGGATAAGGCCAACGAGTACGAGAACCAGCTGCAAAACAGCGAGCAGCAAATGGAGATTCTGCAGAAGGAGAAACTGAGTGCAAAATTTGAAGGCAGTGAGCTCGTCCaccagctggaggagcagctggtgATGAAGGAGGCCAGCATCCAGAAACTCGCAGAGCACATCAAGGAGcttgaaagagagagagatcagATCAAATGTCGGTTCCATGAGCTCATGAATCAGGTTGCCGAGTCAGATAATGAAGTTGCGAAGCTGCAAGCCAAGTTGAAGATGGAAGAGACCAACTACCACAATCTGGAGCAATCGTTCGAGGAGGTGTCGGATCAGTTCCAGGGTGTGCAGGAggtgctgaaagaaaaagaagaagagcTGAGACACGTTAAGGAAATGCACTTGAGAATTGTGGAGAAGAAAGATCAAGATCTCAGTGAGGCTTTGGTTAAAATGGTTGCTTTAGATAGCAGTTTAGAGGAGACTAAAGTAAAGCTAAAGGCCAAGGAGGAGGCTTTAAAGAAATTAGCTGGTGTAGGCACAGGTCTGTGTGCTGAGGAGGTGGAAGACCTTGGCCCCAGTCTTGAGGCTGACGAAAGTCATCCATCCCAACCAGGGCAGACCCTGCAAACTCAGGATGTCCTCCCAGCTCTGAGTTACGCACTGAAGGAGGAGGACGATGAGGTTCTCCAGACCAGCCAGAGGCAAGCGGAGGAGTTTGGCTCGCCGTCCAAAGCTGTAGAGCTCCAGGACCAAGAGTTCGTTCAGAAAGCCTTAGCAAAGCCTGATGTAGGAATCATGGGGGCCAAGAGGCAAAGAATCCGTTTCTCAAGCATCCAGTGCCAAAAGTACATCCACCCAGACGGATCGGAGAAAAACTGGACGAGCAGTACCTCTTCGGACACAAGCCAAGACAGATCGCTGTCTGAAGAAAGCATGTCATCAGAGCCAGCTCTTGGTTACCCATCATCAGGAACGAGCGACTCTGAGACCTATCTCTCCATCATCCATTCCCTGGAAACCAAACTTTATATTACAGAGGAAAAACTCAAAGATGTAACGATGAAGCTGGAAAGCCAGCACGGCCATAATCAGGAGACACTCATCGCCCTTCACCATCAGTGGGCCAGCACAGAGTCTCAGCTGCGGGAACAACTTCAGACCAGCTTATCCCAAGTCAGTTCTTTGATCTCACAGCTGGAGAGTGAGAGGCAGGAAAAGTTCAAGCTCATAGAAAATCATGTCAGCGAGCTGGGaagtttccaaatgaaaaatgatCAAGCGCTGACTTGCTTAGAGAAGTGTAGGGAGCAACTAAGATCTTTGCCCGAATCAGACAAGGAAAAAGAGGGCGATTTGTTCCTCGTTACTCTGTCCAGCATGGAAACAACCTTATCAAACGCAATCTACGCCTTGAGAGGGGCGCCAGTCCCATCGGAGTATCAGCAGAGCGATAGCCTTATCACGGAAGGCTCCACTCCAGAAGGAGTTTTTTTGGGAGAAGAGGAGCGTGTCTCCAAGGAGCATGTCCCCAAGGAGCAGCGAGCGGAGATGTTTGACGCCAGCCAGCTGAGATGGCTTTCCGAGAGAGTGGCATTTGAGGCCTCTCTCATCAACCAAATAGCGGAGTCTTTGAAAAATGCAAGCTCTGAGATATCTCAGCTTCTGAGAGAGATGCAGGGAACGGCTGAGGTGGTTCTGTTGGAGCCAGCAAATGTTTCTCATACAGCCGTTGATTTGGCCAGCGTCCTATCtaagaagctgctgctggaaggggaGTTCTGGAGCCAGGTGGAGGAGCTGAGAGCCCACTTGAGCACCAGAGAAGGAGAAACTGAgggcaaaacagaaacaacaggTTTGGGCCCTTCTCCGTGTTTTCTCAGTGCTGTAGCAGATGCCACATTGGTCAAGGCAGAACTCGGGTTTGTTgcacagaaaatgagagaatCTTTTCATCAGAGATTAAAAACAATCGAAGAAGACCTCCATAATACCAAAACGGCTCTCCAGCAGCATAAGTGCATGTTGGAGGAGATCATCAAAGCGTACAGGACTCCTGATTTTGACGGAGTTATGCACCAGATTTCTGAAGCACTTGAAATTCAAAAAGATGCTTCAGAAAGAGCCCAAATCTCCTGGGACGGGAGCTGTCTCCAAATGGTGCCGTGTCAGGAACTAGCCAAGGTGGAGGAGATCGGCAGCCTGCCAGAGTGCAGTAGCAAAGCTCTTGTTTCCATTCAGGAAGATCTCGCCCAACAACTAAAGGACAAAGCGAATGTTCTGAAGGAGATCTCTGTTGCCTTACTCTCTCTGCCTCCCGAGGAGGCAATGAGAGACTGTCAGAAGCTCCTGAAGATATCCGAGAGTCTTTCCTATCATTCGTGCATGGGAGACCTTGAACGGTATTCCTCTTTGTTAGTCCATGATGCAGTTGTTCAGGCTCAGGTTTGTTACGCCGCTTGCAAAGTGCGGCTGGAGTACGAGAGAGAGATGAAGTCCTACAAGGAGTCCTTACAGAGCATGGATGCGCTCTGCCAGGAGCGTGTGAAAACAGTCTCTCTCCTTCGGGATGAGTATGAGGACTTGCTCCGAAAGCAGCAGGGTGAGTACGGCGAGGTGATCGCCATGCTGGAAAGGGAGAACGCCGATCTCAAAGCAAAGGTGTCCCAGCTTGACAGCCAGCGAAGGCTcttggaggaagaggagcacaAACACAGCAAGAGCTTGAGCGAGTTACAAGGACGGTATGAGGAGGAGATTCGAAATGTGATAGAGCAACTAAACAGGACAGAGGATGCTCTGAAGGCCGAGAGGACGGAGAGCCTCAACCAGCTGGATGCCATTGTCCGTGACAAGCAGAACATGGAGCAGTATCACCTGGAGCAGATGCAGATGCTGGAGGACAAGTTCCAGGCCAAGATCAAGGAGCTGCAGGTCATCCACGGCGAGGAGCTGCAGGCGCTGCAGGAGCACTACAGCCAGAACCTGCAGCGCCTGCAGGAGACCCTGGATGAGTACCAGAGGCAGCACCCGGAGGCATCGCCCACGGCGGGCCCAGGTGGTGGGGACCCCTGGGTGGCCGGTGAGGCGGGGGGCACTGGGCAGGGCCCCGACAGTGAGCTGGACTCCATGCACGGCCTGAGGGAACGCATCCAGGAGCTGGAGGCCCAGATGAATGTCATGAGGGATGAGCTGGAGAACAAACATCTGGAGGGGAACGCTTCCACCTTGAGGGAAAAGTACCAGAAGGACTTTGAAAACTTAAAG GCAACATGTGAAAGGGGCTTTGCAGCCATGGAGGAGACACACCAGAAGAAGATTGAGGACCTGCAGCGGCAGCACCAGCGGGAGCTGGAGAAGCTGCGGGAGGAGAAAGACCGTCTGTTGGCAGAAGAAACGGCTGCCACTATTTCAG CCATCGAAGCCATGAAGAACGCACACCGGGAGGAGCTGGAGCGAGAGCTGGAGAAGTCTCAGCGCTCCCAGATCAGCAGCGTCAACGCCGACATCGAGGCCCTCCGAAGGCAATACCT GGAGGAGCTGCAGTCGGTGCAGCGGGAGCTGGAGGTGCTTTCGGAGCAGTATTCGCAGAAGTGTCTGGAGAACGCCCACCTGGCGCAGGCGCTGGAGGCTGAGAGGCAGGCCCTCCGCCAGTGCCAGCGGGAGAACCAGGAGCTCAACGCCCACAACCAG gaGCTGAATAACCGCCTGGCTGCGGAGATCACGCGATTGCGGACCCTGCTGACCGGGGAGGGCGGGGGAGAGGCTGCTGGATCGCCTCTCACGCAGGGCAAGGACGCCTACGAGCTGGAG GTCCTGCTGCGGGTCAAAGAATCCGAAATCCAGTACCTGAAGCAGGAGATCAGCTCCCTCAAAGACGAGCTGCAGACGGCACTGAGG GATAAGAAATACGCCAGTGACAAGTACAAGGACATCTACACGGAGCTGAGCATCGTGAAGGCCAAGGCAGACTGTGATATCAGCAGGTTGAAagagcagctgaaagcagccaCAGAAGCTCAGGGAGAGAAATCCCCTGTGAACACCACTGTATCAGGATATG ATATTATGAAATCAAAAAGCAACCCTGATTTCTTGAAGAAAGACAGATCCAGTGTTAGCCGGCAACTAAGGAATATCAGGTCAAAG